One window of Nostoc sp. C052 genomic DNA carries:
- a CDS encoding Uma2 family endonuclease, producing the protein MSIPILDYPIQEKLVTVADVSWEEFKGIEAQLKDNRNVRLSYLSGILEIMSPIGEKHEEVKRTLGYLLEAYMRELGIRFYGRGGFTLEEPGYASGTPDESYSINTKGEVPDIVIEVIVTSGTINRKELYKPKKVPEVWFWKSNQIKIFRLNASGEYEEVNRSGFFPNLDPTLLLQYIGHPDQYDAVAEFVQAIQKIS; encoded by the coding sequence ATGAGCATCCCAATTCTGGACTATCCCATACAAGAGAAACTAGTGACCGTTGCCGATGTTTCTTGGGAGGAATTCAAAGGTATTGAGGCGCAGCTAAAGGACAACCGCAATGTCCGACTCTCTTATTTGTCAGGAATATTAGAAATTATGTCGCCCATTGGTGAAAAACACGAGGAAGTAAAAAGAACTCTTGGCTACTTGTTAGAAGCTTATATGCGAGAGTTGGGAATCCGGTTTTACGGTCGTGGTGGTTTTACTTTGGAAGAACCTGGGTATGCTTCTGGCACACCCGATGAGTCTTACAGCATCAACACAAAAGGTGAAGTTCCTGACATTGTTATTGAAGTTATTGTTACTAGCGGCACAATTAACCGAAAAGAGTTATACAAACCCAAGAAAGTGCCTGAAGTTTGGTTCTGGAAATCTAACCAGATAAAAATATTTCGTTTAAATGCGAGTGGTGAATATGAAGAAGTAAACCGTAGTGGTTTCTTTCCGAATTTAGACCCAACTTTGTTGCTGCAATATATCGGGCATCCTGACCAATACGACGCTGTTGCTGAATTTGTGCAGGCTATCCAAAAAATCAGTTAA
- a CDS encoding GntR family transcriptional regulator produces the protein MIQFRIQPDSEIPASTQLFNQIRFAIASRQYPPAYKLPSTRALAMQTGLHRNTISKVYRQLEEDGFVESMAGSGIYVRAQGHEGGSRLQSPILKQNPNAYQVVQQALDELLSQGCSLNQARELFLAEIDWRLRCSARVLVAVPSYDMGAGELMVYELERSLKIPVQLVAMEELTAVLDKTTSATVVTSRYFISNVEAIAAPKAARVIPLDIYDYSKELSILKTLPKENCVGIVSLSSGIARAAEVILHGLRGDELLVMTSQPKDAYKLQAMVKRAEVIISDQASFAAVQAAVQASDEDIIRPPKLIKVENYIGTNSINLLKRELGLS, from the coding sequence ATGATTCAATTCCGTATTCAGCCAGACAGCGAAATTCCCGCCTCAACCCAGCTGTTTAATCAAATCCGATTTGCGATCGCTTCTCGACAATATCCCCCTGCTTACAAATTGCCAAGCACACGGGCTTTGGCAATGCAAACGGGGTTACACCGTAATACCATAAGTAAGGTTTACCGTCAACTAGAGGAAGACGGATTTGTTGAAAGTATGGCTGGTTCGGGTATTTATGTTCGCGCCCAAGGTCATGAGGGCGGTAGCAGGCTGCAATCACCAATTCTCAAACAAAATCCTAATGCATATCAAGTTGTCCAGCAAGCACTTGACGAGTTACTCTCCCAAGGATGTTCGCTAAATCAAGCTAGAGAGCTATTTTTAGCAGAAATTGACTGGCGCTTGCGTTGTAGTGCGCGAGTATTGGTTGCAGTGCCATCTTATGATATGGGTGCTGGTGAATTGATGGTATATGAATTAGAGCGATCGCTAAAAATTCCAGTCCAGTTGGTAGCAATGGAAGAATTAACAGCTGTGCTAGATAAAACTACTTCTGCGACAGTAGTCACCAGTCGGTATTTTATCAGTAATGTGGAAGCGATCGCAGCTCCAAAAGCTGCACGAGTAATTCCTCTCGATATCTACGACTACAGCAAAGAACTCAGCATCTTGAAAACCCTACCAAAAGAAAACTGTGTAGGCATAGTTAGCCTCAGTTCCGGGATTGCAAGAGCAGCAGAAGTCATTCTCCACGGTTTGCGGGGGGATGAACTACTAGTGATGACTTCGCAACCAAAAGATGCTTATAAACTCCAGGCAATGGTTAAACGAGCTGAGGTAATCATTAGCGACCAAGCCAGTTTTGCAGCAGTACAAGCAGCCGTGCAAGCATCTGATGAAGATATTATTCGTCCACCAAAGCTAATTAAGGTTGAAAATTATATCGGCACTAACTCGATTAACTTGCTGAAACGAGAACTAGGTTTGAGTTAA
- a CDS encoding dienelactone hydrolase family protein: MTEQATITTTVNLLQDNIQVSAYLAEPKESGSYPGVVILQEIFGVNVHIREVTERIAQLGYVAIAPALFQRIAPGFETGYTPEDIETGRSYAMQTQASELLSDIQLAIDYLKNLPQVKKDGFGCIGFCFGGHVAYLAATLPDIKATASFYGAGITTRTPGGIVPTVSRTREISGTLYAFFGTEDASIPSEQVDEITAELEKYKIPHRVFRYDGADHGFFCDHRASYNPKAAADAWEQVKQLFGQLN, translated from the coding sequence ATGACAGAGCAAGCAACAATTACCACAACGGTTAATCTTTTGCAAGATAATATTCAAGTGTCTGCTTATCTGGCAGAGCCAAAAGAATCTGGTTCTTACCCAGGAGTCGTGATATTACAAGAAATTTTTGGTGTCAATGTTCACATTCGGGAAGTTACAGAACGGATTGCTCAACTTGGGTATGTAGCGATCGCGCCTGCTCTTTTTCAACGGATTGCTCCTGGGTTTGAAACCGGATATACACCCGAAGATATTGAAACGGGCAGAAGCTACGCCATGCAAACTCAAGCCTCAGAGTTATTGAGCGATATTCAACTAGCAATTGACTACCTCAAAAATCTGCCCCAAGTGAAAAAAGATGGTTTTGGCTGTATTGGCTTCTGCTTTGGGGGTCATGTAGCATATCTTGCAGCCACCTTGCCAGATATTAAAGCTACGGCTTCCTTTTACGGTGCTGGAATTACCACCCGCACGCCGGGAGGTATAGTTCCCACTGTCAGCCGTACCAGAGAAATATCAGGTACTCTCTATGCCTTTTTTGGTACAGAAGATGCTAGCATCCCAAGCGAACAAGTAGATGAGATTACAGCAGAGTTAGAAAAATATAAAATTCCTCATCGTGTGTTTCGCTACGATGGAGCTGATCACGGATTTTTCTGCGACCACCGTGCCAGTTATAATCCTAAAGCTGCGGCCGATGCTTGGGAGCAAGTAAAACAACTCTTTGGTCAACTAAACTGA
- a CDS encoding S1 RNA-binding domain-containing protein encodes MNSESKLSQTANSPFTMDDFAKALEKHDYQFQKGQVVHGKVFQLDHDGAYVDIGGKSSAFLPRDEASLRAVTDLSEVLPLQEEMQFLIIRDQDAEGQVTLSRKQLEIQHIWERLAEMQENAQTVQVRVMGVNKGGVTVDILSLRGFIPRSHLAERDNLEALKGQNLTVGFLEINRNTNKLILSQRLATRSSNFSLLELGQLVEGKVTGIKPFGVFVDLSGMSALLHIKQVSQKFIDSLEKVFQVGQPIKAVIIDLDEGKGRVALSTRVLENFPGEVLENFDEVMASAEARANRANNKASE; translated from the coding sequence ATGAATTCCGAATCGAAACTTTCTCAAACAGCCAATTCGCCCTTTACAATGGACGATTTTGCCAAAGCACTAGAAAAACACGACTACCAATTTCAAAAGGGACAAGTTGTACATGGCAAAGTGTTCCAACTTGACCATGATGGCGCTTATGTTGATATTGGTGGCAAGTCGTCAGCTTTTCTGCCGCGCGATGAGGCTTCTTTGAGAGCAGTTACCGATTTATCGGAGGTGTTGCCATTGCAAGAGGAAATGCAGTTTTTGATTATCCGAGATCAAGATGCAGAAGGTCAAGTGACCCTTTCTCGAAAGCAGTTGGAAATTCAGCACATCTGGGAACGATTGGCCGAAATGCAGGAGAATGCTCAAACTGTGCAAGTACGGGTTATGGGTGTGAATAAAGGTGGTGTAACCGTCGATATTCTTTCTTTGCGGGGATTTATCCCGCGATCGCACCTGGCAGAGCGTGATAATTTAGAAGCACTCAAAGGTCAAAATCTGACTGTGGGTTTTTTGGAAATTAATCGTAACACTAACAAACTTATCCTTTCTCAGCGTTTAGCAACTCGTTCTAGCAACTTCAGCTTATTAGAACTCGGTCAACTGGTGGAAGGTAAAGTTACTGGCATCAAACCTTTTGGTGTATTTGTCGATTTAAGTGGAATGAGTGCCTTGCTTCATATCAAGCAGGTAAGCCAGAAATTCATTGATTCTTTAGAAAAAGTCTTTCAAGTTGGCCAGCCAATTAAAGCTGTAATTATCGACTTGGATGAAGGTAAAGGGCGGGTTGCTCTTTCCACCAGAGTTTTGGAAAACTTTCCTGGCGAAGTGCTAGAGAATTTCGATGAGGTGATGGCTTCGGCTGAGGCGCGTGCTAATAGAGCTAATAACAAAGCTTCTGAATAG
- a CDS encoding SDR family oxidoreductase — protein MFLVTGATGGIGRRVVRLLRQREQSVRAFARLNSRYSELEHRGAEIFIGDLLEEKDIQKASRGVQYIISAHGSDSDALSLDYRANIELIDQAKVNGVEHFVFISVLGADRGYEDAPVFKAKRAVERYLAASGLNYTILRPAGLASNLLPLVERFRETGLYLLIGDRKNRTSIVSTDDLARIVVDSVTVEGARNQILPVGGPEILLREDIPRIFGRIFTKEPVIINSPLFVVDGLQGALGLFNPQIQKALGTYRTLLANEFFCTKDEIANLEAIYNFQLETLENFLRRYLAV, from the coding sequence ATGTTTTTGGTAACTGGAGCAACCGGAGGAATTGGTCGCAGAGTTGTGCGACTCTTACGACAACGAGAACAGTCTGTACGGGCATTTGCCCGCCTTAACTCACGCTACAGCGAGTTAGAACACCGGGGTGCAGAAATTTTCATCGGTGACTTGCTAGAGGAAAAAGATATCCAGAAAGCTAGTCGGGGTGTCCAGTATATTATTAGCGCCCACGGTTCTGATAGTGATGCCCTATCTTTAGATTACCGGGCCAATATTGAACTTATTGACCAAGCAAAAGTCAATGGTGTGGAGCATTTTGTCTTTATTTCCGTATTGGGAGCCGATCGCGGATATGAAGATGCTCCGGTTTTCAAAGCCAAACGAGCAGTAGAGCGATATTTGGCAGCTAGTGGCTTAAATTACACTATTTTACGCCCAGCTGGATTAGCATCTAACTTGCTGCCACTGGTAGAACGGTTTCGGGAAACGGGATTGTATTTATTGATTGGCGATCGCAAAAACCGTACCTCGATTGTCAGTACCGATGATTTGGCAAGGATAGTGGTAGATTCTGTGACAGTTGAAGGCGCTCGCAACCAGATTTTACCCGTCGGAGGGCCGGAGATTTTATTACGAGAAGATATTCCCCGGATTTTTGGTCGGATCTTCACCAAAGAACCAGTAATAATTAACTCACCACTATTTGTTGTTGATGGGTTACAGGGTGCATTGGGTTTATTTAATCCCCAAATCCAAAAAGCTTTGGGAACTTACCGTACATTGCTAGCAAATGAATTTTTCTGTACAAAAGATGAAATTGCCAATTTAGAGGCGATTTATAACTTCCAGTTAGAGACATTAGAAAATTTTTTGCGGCGCTATTTAGCAGTTTGA
- a CDS encoding HlyD family efflux transporter periplasmic adaptor subunit gives MVNAAQARQTKERFAQPEEQLTYELGKAVQELPPLYTRLLAGTMSVVVFGAIAWAYFSQIDEVATAPGELIASTQVRPVTSLGGGSIVAVKVKEGDRVTKGQVLIQKDPDLKITDVSRLAKSTRLIQDDLQRLDAERTGSKTTGTKLQDELLNSRLQDYQARQAAAEAEANRQMALIDQAKVRLTRLQDNLVNAKSSFINAQTNLANADSIRIKIESNLALAQEREKSLRTLITPGAVPRVDYIDAQERLTRAKTEITKAQDEVTNSQNRITEAQDKVTSLEKDTAAQVQEIRQAEQAYKAAQNQVQRVVSERQSEILTQFNKRKEELTTVQGQLEQARKQQALETIEAPVAGTIYRVKATKGPVQSGEELVSILPEGEEMLLEVKVLNRDIGFIRQGMKAKVKMATFPFQEFGIVEGEVVQVSPNAIIDKELGLVFPTRIKLSKHSVNVRGQEVEFTPGMAATGEIVTRKKSILTFITEPVTRRFNEAFSVR, from the coding sequence ATGGTAAATGCTGCTCAAGCACGTCAGACAAAAGAGCGATTCGCCCAACCAGAGGAACAACTCACTTATGAATTAGGCAAAGCAGTACAAGAATTACCACCTCTGTACACTAGATTATTAGCGGGAACGATGAGCGTCGTCGTATTTGGAGCGATCGCTTGGGCGTACTTCTCGCAAATAGATGAAGTAGCAACAGCACCAGGGGAATTAATTGCTTCCACACAGGTAAGACCGGTGACATCCTTGGGTGGAGGCTCAATTGTCGCAGTGAAAGTGAAAGAAGGCGATCGCGTTACAAAAGGTCAAGTTCTGATTCAAAAAGATCCAGACTTGAAAATAACCGATGTTTCCCGCCTAGCAAAATCTACCAGATTAATTCAAGACGATTTGCAACGTTTGGATGCAGAACGCACCGGAAGTAAAACTACTGGGACGAAACTGCAAGATGAACTTTTAAACTCCCGCCTGCAAGATTACCAAGCACGTCAAGCAGCAGCAGAAGCAGAAGCAAATCGCCAAATGGCACTTATCGATCAAGCCAAAGTTCGCTTAACTCGATTGCAAGACAACTTAGTTAACGCCAAAAGCAGCTTTATAAATGCTCAAACCAACCTTGCCAACGCAGATAGCATCCGAATTAAAATTGAAAGCAATTTGGCACTTGCACAAGAAAGAGAAAAAAGCCTACGCACTTTAATTACTCCTGGCGCTGTCCCTCGTGTCGATTACATAGATGCTCAAGAAAGATTAACTCGTGCAAAAACAGAAATCACTAAAGCACAAGATGAAGTAACCAATTCCCAGAATAGAATAACAGAGGCTCAAGATAAAGTCACATCATTAGAAAAAGATACTGCCGCCCAAGTCCAAGAAATTCGCCAAGCAGAACAAGCTTACAAAGCTGCACAAAATCAGGTTCAACGTGTAGTATCAGAACGCCAAAGTGAAATTTTGACGCAGTTTAATAAGCGTAAAGAAGAACTCACAACTGTTCAAGGTCAATTAGAACAGGCTAGAAAGCAGCAAGCTTTAGAAACGATTGAAGCTCCCGTTGCTGGTACTATTTACAGAGTCAAAGCCACCAAAGGGCCAGTACAATCAGGTGAAGAATTGGTATCAATTTTGCCGGAGGGAGAAGAAATGCTCCTAGAGGTGAAAGTTCTTAACCGCGATATTGGGTTTATTCGTCAAGGAATGAAGGCAAAAGTGAAAATGGCGACTTTCCCCTTCCAAGAATTTGGCATTGTGGAGGGCGAAGTCGTGCAAGTCAGTCCGAATGCAATTATTGATAAAGAATTAGGCTTAGTTTTTCCGACAAGAATTAAGCTTAGTAAACACTCAGTAAACGTCCGGGGTCAAGAAGTAGAATTTACACCAGGGATGGCTGCTACAGGTGAAATTGTCACTCGCAAGAAGTCAATTTTGACATTTATTACCGAGCCAGTGACACGACGATTCAACGAAGCATTTTCAGTTAGGTAG